Proteins encoded by one window of Balearica regulorum gibbericeps isolate bBalReg1 chromosome 21, bBalReg1.pri, whole genome shotgun sequence:
- the LOC104639194 gene encoding putative glutamate receptor, protein MDKGLHFVFCVVTTLLLLRESCQTGTTRNDDAMSKGSRGSEEGLPTLTVTTILEDPYVMVRSAELEGYCIDLLKALAAMLHFSYKVKVVGDGQYGAVSSNGNWTGMIGEILRREADIAVAPLTVTSAREEVVSFTTPFLQTGIGILLRKDTVSQDVSFFHFLAPFSKETWTGLLFAYVLTCFCLFLVARLSPCEWNEPKNEENHFTFLNSLWFGAGALALQGVTPRPKALSVRVIAAVWWLFTIALLAAYIANFTALLTSGTEQLPIQTFEDLVKQRKVEFGTLDGSSTFYFFKNSKNPIHQMIYEYMDKRRDHVLVKTYQEAVQRVMESNYAFIGESISQDLAAARHCNLMRAPEVIGARGFGIATTHASLWTKKLSIAVLKLRESGDLDYLRNKWWETSCLQKSRDRWSPLQPQALGGLFLTLAIGLALGVIAAVVELSNRSRHAAGHAKKSCCSVFTEEMCTRLRIKENTRQSQETSGRANA, encoded by the exons gaactACAAGGAATGATGATGCTATGAGTAAG GGCTCAAGGGGATCAGAAGAGGGTCTTCCAACTTTGACTGTCACAACAATCCTG GAAGATCCTTATGTCATGGTGAGAAGTGCAGAACTGGAGGGATACTGTATTGACTTGCTGAAAGCACTTGCTGCAATGCTTCACTTCAGCTACAAGGTGAAGGTGGTGGGCGATGGGCAGTATGGTGCCGTCTCTTCCAATGGGAACTGGACAGGGATGATTGGCGAAATTTTGAGACGG GAAGCAGACATTGCAGTGGCTCCATTGACAGTCACGTCAGCAAGGGAAGAGGTGGTCTCCTTCACCACACCGTTCCTGCAGACTGGCATTGGAATCTTGCTTCGAAAAGACACCGTCTCTCAGGACGTGTCCTTCTTCCACTTCCTGGCTCCTTTCAGTAAGGAGACCTGGACTGGCCTTTTATTTGCTTATGTGCTGACGtgcttctgcctctttcttGTTGCCAG GCTGAGCCCCTGTGAATGGAATGAGCCAAAGAATGAAGAGAACCACTTTACCTTCTTAAACAGCCTCTGGTTTGGAGCAGGAGCACTTGCCCTGCAAG GTGTCACCCCTCGGCCCAAAGCGCTCTCTGTACGGGTCATCGCTGCCGTCTGGTGGCTGTTCACCATCGCCTTGCTGGCTGCCTACATCGCCAACTTCACCGCTCTGCTGACCTCTGGCACTGAGCAGCTCCCAATCCAGACTTTTGAAGACCTGGTGAAGCAAAGAAAGGTTGAGTTTGGGACACTGGACGGTTCCTCTACTTTCTACTTCTTCAAG AACTCCAAGAATCCTATCCATCAGATGATCTATGAATATATGGACAAGAGACGAGACCACGTTTTAGTCAAAACCTACCAGGAAGCAGTTCAACGTGTGATGGAATCAAACTATGCTTTCATTGGTGAATCAATCTCTCAAGACCTTGCAGCTGCCAGGCACTGCAATTTGATGAGGGCCCCTGAAGTTATCGGAGCCAGAGGATTCGGCATTGCCACAACCCACG catccTTGTGGACCAAGAAGCTCTCCATTGCTGTTCTCAAACTCCGTGAATCAGGTGATCTCGACTACTTGCGTAACAAGTGGTGGGAGACCAGTTGCCTTCAAAAAAGTAGAGACAGATGGAGtcctctgcagccccaggctctgGGTGGGCTCTTTCTTACTCTTGCAATCGGCCTTGCATTGGGAGTGATTGCAGCTGTGGTGGAGCTCTCAAATAGGAGCAGgcacgctgctggacacgcaaAG aaatcttgTTGCTCCgttttcacagaagaaatgtgCACTCGTCTAcgtataaaagaaaatacaagacaaaGCCAGGAGACTTCAGGGAGGGCTAATGCTTAA